One region of Peribacillus simplex genomic DNA includes:
- a CDS encoding MetQ/NlpA family ABC transporter substrate-binding protein: MKKILLTIIVLALAIVSAACGNEEGASGSSDDVKTVKVGVSNGDTRTWEYIVGLAKKKGLNIELVTFNDYIQPNLALSEGEIDANSFQTVAYFDEFIKDQNLELEAIGSTVIAPMGLYSKKHKSLKSLPDGATIAVPNEATNFGRALLLLQEAGLITLKEEFNGSGSLEIIKDNPKKLKIQPVAAGNTPRLLDDADASAINNNFAVEAGLTLKDSLFHESKTAKPYINIIAVKKGNADRPELKKLVELYHSKEVEAFIKKTFKGNTIPAYVSVDELLNYQDAWTKPAIEK, translated from the coding sequence ATGAAGAAAATCTTATTAACGATCATAGTATTGGCATTGGCCATCGTGTCAGCAGCATGTGGGAACGAAGAGGGTGCATCAGGCAGTTCGGATGATGTGAAAACAGTGAAAGTGGGTGTCAGCAACGGGGATACGAGAACGTGGGAATACATTGTCGGCTTAGCGAAAAAGAAGGGGCTGAATATCGAACTGGTCACTTTTAATGATTATATCCAACCGAACCTTGCGTTAAGTGAAGGTGAAATTGATGCGAATTCATTCCAAACGGTTGCCTACTTCGATGAATTCATCAAAGACCAAAATTTGGAATTAGAGGCCATCGGGTCGACTGTAATTGCACCAATGGGCCTTTATTCGAAAAAACATAAAAGTCTTAAAAGTCTTCCAGATGGCGCGACTATAGCCGTTCCGAATGAAGCAACAAACTTTGGCCGTGCACTACTCCTTCTTCAAGAAGCTGGATTGATTACATTGAAAGAGGAATTCAATGGATCGGGATCATTGGAAATCATTAAGGATAATCCGAAAAAATTGAAAATCCAACCTGTTGCTGCCGGCAATACACCGCGTCTTTTGGATGATGCCGATGCTTCAGCCATTAATAATAACTTTGCCGTCGAAGCAGGACTTACATTAAAAGATTCTTTATTCCATGAAAGTAAAACGGCGAAACCATATATTAATATCATTGCAGTTAAAAAGGGAAATGCCGATCGTCCTGAGCTGAAAAAATTAGTGGAGCTTTATCACTCGAAAGAAGTGGAGGCATTCATTAAAAAAACGTTTAAAGGAAACACCATTCCTGCATATGTTTCTGTAGATGAACTATTGAATTACCAGGATGCTTGGACAAAACCAGCCATTGAAAAATGA
- a CDS encoding Fur-regulated basic protein FbpA — MGILLRNAIEKKRDFLINKLINEGVYKKNDIHLFELTLTDLEKEYIKIRKIEEKESYSDDSSPCLKI; from the coding sequence ATGGGGATATTATTACGTAATGCAATTGAGAAGAAAAGAGACTTCCTAATCAACAAGTTGATTAACGAGGGTGTCTATAAAAAGAATGACATACATCTATTTGAATTAACCTTAACCGATTTAGAGAAGGAATATATTAAAATACGTAAAATTGAAGAGAAGGAATCCTATTCCGATGACAGTTCCCCCTGTCTGAAGATATAA
- a CDS encoding undecaprenyl-diphosphatase — MSFFELNIHVFRMINDLGKHYTYLNPSAIFIAEYMVFFLALGVIVIWFTRNEQSRMMVVCGMITFVIAEVMGKIAGGLHSNNQPFAELANVNKLIEKAVDNSFPSDHTILFFSFCVSFWLFKRGWWLLWIMLAFLVGISRIWVGVHFPADVLAGATISTISGLMVYLVVPKISLIHKLLGGYERYEQLVLSPVTKSKEKKSKDL; from the coding sequence ATGAGTTTTTTTGAACTGAATATTCATGTATTTAGAATGATAAATGACTTAGGGAAACACTACACTTATTTAAATCCTTCTGCCATTTTCATTGCCGAGTACATGGTATTTTTTTTGGCTTTAGGAGTCATCGTAATTTGGTTCACTCGAAATGAACAGAGTAGAATGATGGTTGTTTGTGGGATGATTACGTTTGTAATTGCTGAAGTGATGGGGAAAATTGCAGGGGGATTACATTCGAATAATCAACCATTCGCTGAGTTGGCAAATGTTAATAAGTTAATTGAAAAAGCAGTGGATAATTCATTTCCAAGCGATCATACCATTTTGTTTTTCTCGTTTTGTGTATCCTTTTGGCTTTTCAAAAGAGGATGGTGGTTGTTATGGATCATGCTGGCTTTCCTTGTTGGCATTTCCCGTATTTGGGTAGGTGTCCACTTTCCGGCGGATGTGCTGGCAGGAGCTACTATAAGTACCATTTCAGGCTTGATGGTTTACCTTGTTGTTCCGAAAATAAGCTTGATTCATAAACTTTTAGGTGGTTATGAGAGGTATGAACAATTGGTTCTATCCCCGGTAACTAAATCGAAGGAAAAAAAATCAAAGGATTTGTAA
- the fabZ gene encoding 3-hydroxyacyl-ACP dehydratase FabZ produces MIDIQKIKDIIMHRYPFLLVDRVLELEEGKRAVAIKNVTANEEFFNGHFPNHPVMPGVLIVEALAQVSAVIMLTKEENQGRMGLLAGIDNCRFKRQVRPGDQLRLEVEITRLKGPIGKGKGRATVDGETVCETELIFAFGD; encoded by the coding sequence TTGATTGATATACAAAAAATCAAAGATATTATCATGCATCGCTATCCATTTCTTTTAGTTGATAGGGTTTTGGAATTGGAAGAAGGAAAGAGAGCGGTGGCCATTAAAAATGTAACAGCAAATGAAGAGTTTTTTAATGGGCATTTTCCAAATCACCCAGTGATGCCAGGTGTATTGATCGTTGAGGCTTTAGCACAAGTAAGTGCTGTTATTATGCTTACAAAAGAAGAAAATCAAGGGCGTATGGGGCTATTGGCTGGGATCGATAATTGTCGCTTTAAAAGGCAAGTAAGACCAGGGGACCAATTACGTTTAGAAGTGGAGATTACTCGCTTAAAAGGTCCTATCGGCAAAGGAAAAGGAAGGGCTACTGTTGATGGAGAAACTGTATGCGAGACAGAGCTCATATTTGCTTTTGGCGATTGA
- a CDS encoding dienelactone hydrolase family protein, with translation MLHIENNSDTVIMVIHEIYGLNEHMRGFCEALSKQDFDVICPNLLGLETPFDYSQEEAAYRHFMENVGFKEALHKIRDIISDVKDEYKKIFIIGFSAGATVAWLCSEEECVDGIVGYYGSRIRNYVELTPQCPALLFFPQDEPSFDVDELFSALEIKSIEVHKFNGKHGFSDPYSSKYHVESAHKAFSKMMKFILEQ, from the coding sequence ATGCTGCACATAGAGAACAATTCAGATACTGTAATCATGGTCATTCACGAAATTTATGGATTGAACGAACATATGCGGGGCTTTTGTGAGGCATTATCAAAACAGGACTTTGATGTCATCTGTCCGAATTTGTTAGGTCTCGAAACGCCTTTTGATTATTCCCAAGAGGAAGCTGCATATCGTCATTTTATGGAGAACGTAGGTTTTAAAGAAGCTTTACATAAAATAAGGGATATAATATCGGATGTTAAAGATGAATACAAAAAAATATTCATCATTGGATTTAGTGCAGGGGCAACTGTAGCTTGGCTGTGCAGTGAGGAAGAATGCGTCGATGGAATAGTTGGATACTACGGTTCCCGTATTAGGAATTATGTAGAATTAACGCCACAATGCCCTGCACTGCTATTCTTTCCGCAAGACGAGCCATCGTTTGATGTGGACGAGTTATTTTCAGCTTTAGAAATAAAGAGTATCGAAGTGCATAAATTCAACGGAAAACATGGATTCAGTGACCCTTACAGTTCAAAATATCATGTAGAATCAGCGCATAAAGCATTTAGCAAAATGATGAAATTTATTCTGGAACAGTAA
- a CDS encoding M20 family metallopeptidase, whose amino-acid sequence MARELVRKQHQKIIEDHIDLHSELYIGTSQAIHSKPEIGNQEFFASDMLTGILQHEGFEVTRNIAGHETGFIAKKTSSKEGPTIAFLAEYDALPGLGHACGHNIIGTTSVAAGISLAQVLEETGGEVIVFGTPAEEGGPNGSAKGSFVKHGLFDGVDAAIIIHPAGKTGITSPFLAVDPLDFHFYGKSAHAAAAPEQGVNALDGVIQLFNGINALRQQLPTEVKIHGIITNGGEAPNIIPEYASARFYIRATTWKLCQEVSRKIRTVAEGAALATGSTVKVERFQNEVLDFVINPVLDELLKEELAQLGETVAPRKENGFGSTDAGNVSHVVPTAHPYIKIGPDELIAHTNEFRDCAKSQAGDKAILTGAKALALTGYRLISDKDLLDKVKTAFDEAKQTEK is encoded by the coding sequence ATGGCGAGAGAATTAGTACGGAAGCAGCATCAGAAAATCATTGAAGATCACATCGACCTACATTCCGAATTATATATCGGAACGAGTCAAGCCATTCATTCCAAACCCGAAATTGGGAATCAAGAGTTCTTCGCTTCCGACATGTTAACCGGAATACTCCAACATGAAGGATTTGAAGTGACCCGCAATATAGCTGGACATGAAACAGGATTCATCGCCAAAAAAACCTCTTCAAAGGAAGGACCCACAATTGCCTTTTTAGCCGAGTATGATGCATTGCCGGGTTTAGGTCATGCTTGCGGCCATAATATCATCGGCACAACGAGTGTTGCAGCAGGCATTTCCCTTGCCCAAGTGCTGGAGGAAACAGGCGGAGAGGTGATTGTTTTCGGTACACCGGCTGAAGAGGGAGGACCGAATGGAAGCGCAAAAGGCAGCTTTGTGAAGCACGGTCTATTTGATGGTGTGGATGCAGCCATCATCATCCATCCTGCAGGAAAAACGGGTATAACCAGTCCATTTTTGGCTGTCGATCCCCTTGATTTTCATTTTTACGGAAAATCAGCACATGCAGCTGCTGCTCCTGAACAAGGCGTGAATGCGCTTGACGGGGTGATTCAGCTGTTCAATGGCATTAATGCTTTGCGTCAGCAGCTTCCAACCGAGGTCAAAATCCACGGAATCATCACCAATGGCGGGGAAGCGCCTAACATCATTCCTGAATATGCATCTGCCAGATTTTACATTAGAGCAACAACTTGGAAACTATGCCAAGAGGTATCCCGTAAAATACGTACTGTTGCTGAAGGGGCAGCACTTGCCACAGGAAGCACGGTTAAAGTCGAACGTTTCCAAAATGAAGTACTTGATTTTGTCATTAATCCAGTCCTGGATGAATTGTTAAAAGAAGAACTGGCTCAATTGGGGGAAACGGTGGCTCCACGAAAAGAGAATGGTTTTGGCTCGACGGATGCGGGTAATGTAAGCCATGTAGTGCCGACAGCCCATCCTTATATAAAAATTGGACCGGATGAGTTGATTGCCCATACGAATGAATTCCGCGACTGTGCTAAGTCTCAAGCTGGGGACAAAGCCATCCTGACTGGTGCAAAAGCACTTGCGCTTACAGGTTATCGATTGATTTCGGATAAAGATCTGTTGGATAAGGTGAAAACTGCTTTTGATGAAGCGAAACAAACAGAAAAATAA
- a CDS encoding methionine ABC transporter permease, translated as MEITAEQLSTAFGDTLYMVAISLVFSGLIGLPLGILLVITRKGHILENKWIFNVLNPIINILRSVPFIILLVALIPFTRMIVGSAIGTNAAIVPLIFYAAPYIARLVENSLLEVDKGIIEAAQAMGATTWQIIYRFLIPEGLSSLILTFTTATIGLVGSTAMAGAVGAGGVGDLALAYGYQRFDTMTMVVTVAALVIIVQLLQSTGNFVSKKIRRR; from the coding sequence ATGGAAATAACGGCAGAGCAGCTGTCGACCGCTTTCGGTGACACACTTTATATGGTAGCCATCTCATTGGTATTTTCCGGATTGATTGGGCTCCCGCTAGGTATCCTGCTTGTCATTACTAGAAAGGGTCATATCCTGGAGAATAAATGGATCTTTAATGTATTGAATCCGATCATCAATATATTGCGGTCGGTTCCTTTCATCATCTTGCTTGTAGCACTGATTCCGTTTACTAGAATGATTGTAGGCAGTGCGATCGGAACGAATGCAGCCATTGTTCCGCTTATCTTTTACGCGGCTCCTTATATTGCCCGGCTTGTGGAGAACTCCCTGTTGGAAGTGGACAAAGGGATCATCGAGGCAGCTCAGGCAATGGGGGCGACGACATGGCAAATCATTTATCGCTTTTTGATTCCCGAGGGACTTAGTTCGTTGATCCTTACATTTACAACAGCGACAATCGGGCTGGTTGGTTCTACAGCCATGGCAGGTGCCGTCGGTGCAGGCGGGGTAGGAGATTTAGCCTTGGCTTACGGTTATCAAAGGTTCGATACGATGACGATGGTCGTCACAGTGGCGGCGCTCGTGATCATCGTTCAATTATTGCAATCCACCGGGAATTTCGTTTCAAAAAAAATCAGAAGAAGATAA